Proteins found in one Methanobrevibacter millerae genomic segment:
- a CDS encoding 4Fe-4S binding protein, which produces MNIKTPIIMEAVFILIALVIYLVTSNTFFIFNFLYIGSAISIGLYFMAKNNRYARNIIMLAVGSYLFFYLGILGHENLSMSGFWYYLFLGVFEAAVIHFLIAKILGPLLFGRGWCGYACWTAMVLDLLPYKTPQNPRKNWGYIRYVLFLVILCVVSSIFILKISNPDLIIYYLFIAGNLAYYIIGIILAYKLKDNRAFCKYVCPITVFLKIFSYFALLRVKVDEDLCVDCGKCIKSCPMDVDMLDNSRKRENATECILCLNCVHACSKDALKL; this is translated from the coding sequence GTGAACATCAAAACACCAATAATAATGGAAGCAGTATTTATTTTAATAGCTTTAGTAATCTATCTCGTCACTTCAAATACCTTTTTCATTTTCAATTTCCTCTATATAGGATCCGCCATTTCCATCGGACTCTATTTCATGGCCAAAAACAACAGATACGCAAGAAACATTATAATGCTGGCTGTCGGAAGCTATCTGTTTTTTTATCTCGGAATCTTAGGTCATGAAAACTTATCCATGAGCGGATTTTGGTATTATCTGTTTTTAGGTGTTTTTGAAGCGGCAGTAATTCACTTTTTAATTGCAAAGATTCTTGGACCGCTTCTCTTTGGCCGTGGATGGTGCGGATATGCGTGCTGGACGGCGATGGTGCTTGATCTGCTTCCATATAAGACCCCACAAAACCCGAGGAAAAACTGGGGATATATAAGATACGTGCTGTTTCTTGTGATATTGTGTGTTGTCTCTTCAATATTCATTTTAAAGATATCCAATCCGGATTTGATAATATACTATCTTTTCATTGCCGGAAATTTAGCCTATTATATCATCGGAATCATATTGGCATATAAGCTTAAGGATAACAGGGCATTCTGCAAATACGTCTGTCCGATAACCGTGTTTTTGAAGATTTTCAGCTATTTTGCACTTTTAAGGGTGAAAGTTGATGAAGACCTCTGCGTTGACTGCGGCAAATGCATCAAATCATGCCCGATGGACGTTGACATGCTAGACAATTCAAGAAAAAGAGAAAACGCAACTGAATGCATATTATGCCTTAACTGCGTTCACGCATGCTCAAAGGACGCATTGAAACTATAG
- a CDS encoding ABC transporter permease: protein MSEMPWYNRGIFSSLNLRQKTLLTIALTSILLLVIFICGYLIDANLPTDFSIKMQPPSFEHIFGTDWMGRDMFIRTLKGLSLSIMIGLGASIISSIIATILAFVASFNKYCDTFVSWLIDLFASIPHILLIMMISIALGKGAFGVTMAVAFSHWVNLTRVLRAEVLQINTSEYVMLSRKFGKSKLWIAKEHILPLILSQIFVGTLLVFPHAIMHESSVTFLGFGLSPHEPAIGIILSESMKYLAMGAWWLAFFPGISLLIVVLLFDIIGDNLKRLVDPSEANK, encoded by the coding sequence ATGAGTGAAATGCCATGGTACAACAGGGGAATTTTCAGTTCCCTAAACTTAAGGCAGAAGACCCTTCTGACAATCGCCCTTACGTCAATACTGCTTTTAGTGATTTTCATCTGCGGATACCTCATTGACGCAAACCTGCCTACGGACTTTTCAATCAAGATGCAGCCTCCTTCCTTTGAGCACATCTTCGGAACCGACTGGATGGGAAGGGACATGTTCATAAGAACCCTTAAGGGATTGAGCTTAAGTATCATGATAGGTCTTGGAGCTTCAATAATTTCAAGCATAATCGCAACCATTTTGGCATTCGTTGCAAGCTTCAACAAGTACTGCGACACCTTCGTCTCATGGCTTATCGATTTATTCGCTTCAATTCCGCATATCCTGTTAATCATGATGATTTCCATCGCTTTAGGAAAAGGCGCATTCGGTGTGACGATGGCAGTTGCGTTTTCACACTGGGTAAACCTCACAAGAGTTTTAAGAGCCGAAGTGCTTCAGATTAACACGTCCGAATACGTAATGCTTTCAAGAAAGTTCGGAAAAAGCAAGCTCTGGATAGCAAAAGAGCACATCTTGCCTCTGATACTTTCACAGATATTCGTCGGAACATTATTAGTATTCCCTCACGCAATCATGCACGAGTCAAGCGTAACTTTCTTAGGATTCGGTCTTTCACCACACGAGCCTGCAATCGGTATAATTCTTTCAGAGTCAATGAAATACCTTGCAATGGGCGCATGGTGGCTTGCATTCTTCCCTGGAATTTCACTGTTGATTGTAGTGTTATTATTCGATATCATCGGAGATAACCTTAAACGCCTGGTAGACCCATCAGAGGCGAACAAATAG
- a CDS encoding HIRAN domain-containing protein — translation MGRRWQIGDPVDYTSDGWMDAQNWTGDHVVEEEKSESGNSGSDEYSKMAWDYYNDFKSEEALHYIDLSLDLYDRSSSSWNLKGLILEDLNRYDEALGCYDKSLQLHPENAVYDNKARTLLKWANDLLDESKKLPNGLDMLGKALDKILKAINTLPGENSKENLDRYLYKRDEINYYISYEKEYQKNLEILKSSDKNELFTLTGTKFYENSKKLKPGMPLKLVKEPDNEHDNDAIAVYLSDEKVGYVANNDYTKHELTSSASELQDKIPNVIQGEYLFCLSRYSSIEFDIVKIINDN, via the coding sequence ATGGGTAGAAGATGGCAGATAGGTGATCCGGTTGACTATACCAGTGACGGGTGGATGGATGCTCAAAACTGGACTGGAGACCATGTTGTTGAAGAGGAAAAGAGTGAATCAGGCAATTCCGGAAGTGATGAATATTCAAAAATGGCATGGGATTATTATAATGACTTTAAAAGTGAAGAGGCTCTTCATTATATTGATTTATCTCTGGATTTGTATGACAGAAGTTCAAGCAGCTGGAACCTGAAAGGGCTTATTTTAGAGGATTTGAATAGATATGATGAAGCACTGGGGTGTTATGATAAATCACTGCAATTGCATCCGGAGAATGCCGTTTATGACAATAAGGCAAGAACTCTTCTTAAATGGGCAAATGATCTGCTTGATGAATCAAAAAAACTGCCGAACGGATTGGATATGTTAGGAAAAGCCCTGGATAAAATCTTAAAGGCAATTAATACTCTTCCGGGCGAGAATAGTAAGGAAAATCTTGACAGGTATCTTTATAAAAGGGATGAGATTAACTATTATATCAGCTATGAAAAGGAATATCAGAAAAATCTTGAAATTTTAAAATCAAGCGATAAAAATGAATTATTTACGCTCACCGGAACGAAATTTTACGAAAACAGTAAAAAACTTAAACCAGGCATGCCGTTAAAGCTTGTTAAGGAACCCGATAATGAACATGATAATGATGCAATAGCCGTATATCTCAGTGATGAAAAAGTTGGTTATGTGGCAAACAATGACTATACGAAACATGAATTGACGTCATCAGCATCCGAACTGCAGGATAAAATTCCAAATGTTATTCAGGGTGAATATTTATTCTGTTTAAGCCGATACTCATCTATAGAATTCGATATTGTAAAAATAATCAATGATAATTAG
- a CDS encoding ABC transporter ATP-binding protein: protein MELKADNISFSYNKKREILKDISLSVKSDQIIGLIGDSGSGKSTLCKIMAGYITHYTGNVTLDGNQIPDKDYYPVQLIFQHPEKTMNPKWKMNKVLNESWTPTQDLKDTFGLKDAWLTRWPNELSGGELQRFSILRALNPKTKFIIADEISTMLDAVTQVQIWEALINHCKANNIGILAVSHDDELLDVICDDIIKFNEINNL from the coding sequence ATGGAGCTTAAGGCTGATAACATATCCTTTTCATACAACAAGAAAAGGGAGATACTCAAGGACATTTCACTGTCCGTTAAAAGCGACCAGATTATAGGCCTGATTGGAGACAGCGGAAGCGGAAAAAGCACACTGTGCAAAATCATGGCCGGATACATTACACACTACACGGGCAATGTTACTTTAGACGGCAATCAGATACCTGACAAGGACTACTATCCCGTACAGCTGATTTTCCAGCATCCGGAAAAGACCATGAATCCGAAGTGGAAAATGAACAAGGTTTTAAACGAATCATGGACCCCTACACAAGATTTGAAGGATACCTTCGGTTTAAAGGATGCATGGCTGACCCGTTGGCCGAACGAACTTTCAGGCGGAGAATTACAACGTTTCAGTATATTGAGAGCGCTTAATCCAAAAACGAAATTCATCATTGCAGACGAAATAAGTACGATGCTTGACGCTGTAACCCAGGTGCAAATCTGGGAAGCCCTAATCAACCACTGCAAGGCAAACAACATCGGAATACTGGCAGTAAGCCACGACGATGAATTGCTTGACGTAATCTGTGATGACATCATAAAGTTTAATGAGATTAATAATCTCTAA
- a CDS encoding phosphatase PAP2 family protein yields MFTSGFLLFLQGLREASGGFLDQFFMQCTEFGNIHIILFLIGIIYWVYDKKFGEYLLVSLAFSRILNSFIKLTSCVYRPWVKYPKIHPFEGALKDATGYSLPSGHATSSGVLFLGISLKGNFTKWFKVLSVICLFLICFSRCYLGVHTLLDIVVGLIVALVALLVVAKLFDRFGDNPNFDLILLVGGIVFSVLLIVYATFKSYPMDYDAAGKLIVDPVKMAVEGYKDAGFCLGILISWVIERRFINFSCEGPIGRRILRVGGAYIGYLILMKILYPLIKSAFTPQISNFLNFFMFPFFVILLVPAVIKFFQNRNEDVYAE; encoded by the coding sequence ATGTTTACGAGTGGTTTTTTGTTGTTTCTTCAAGGATTGCGTGAAGCCTCCGGAGGCTTTCTTGACCAGTTTTTCATGCAGTGTACTGAATTTGGAAATATTCATATAATACTCTTTTTAATAGGAATTATTTACTGGGTCTATGACAAGAAATTCGGCGAATACCTCCTGGTATCCTTGGCATTTTCACGTATCTTAAACAGTTTCATCAAGCTTACATCATGCGTATATCGCCCGTGGGTGAAATATCCTAAAATTCATCCTTTCGAAGGAGCCTTAAAGGATGCGACCGGATATTCGTTGCCGAGCGGACATGCAACCTCTTCGGGAGTTTTGTTTCTTGGAATATCTCTGAAGGGAAACTTCACAAAATGGTTTAAGGTTTTATCAGTAATCTGTCTGTTTCTGATTTGTTTTTCCCGCTGCTACCTTGGAGTGCACACCTTATTGGATATAGTTGTTGGATTGATAGTTGCCCTTGTGGCACTTCTTGTTGTCGCAAAGCTGTTTGACAGATTTGGGGACAATCCAAATTTCGATTTGATTTTGCTGGTTGGGGGAATAGTATTTTCAGTTTTGCTTATAGTCTATGCCACATTCAAGTCATATCCGATGGATTATGATGCCGCAGGTAAACTGATAGTTGATCCGGTAAAAATGGCTGTTGAGGGGTATAAGGATGCCGGATTCTGTTTGGGCATACTGATTTCATGGGTTATCGAGAGGAGATTTATTAACTTTTCATGCGAAGGACCGATTGGGCGCAGAATCTTAAGGGTCGGTGGAGCTTATATCGGCTATCTGATACTTATGAAGATTTTATATCCACTGATTAAAAGCGCTTTCACACCGCAGATTTCAAACTTTTTGAATTTCTTCATGTTTCCGTTCTTCGTGATTCTACTTGTGCCGGCAGTCATTAAGTTCTTCCAGAACAGGAATGAAGATGTTTATGCTGAGTGA
- a CDS encoding helix-turn-helix domain-containing protein, protein MELNEMKSEIKYVNQSKYRKKVFEALEGYPRMPSEIAKKADIVPNHVSVTLKQLKKHDLVECMNPEMRKGRLYRLTEKGESVRDNME, encoded by the coding sequence ATGGAACTTAATGAAATGAAAAGCGAAATCAAATACGTGAATCAGTCAAAGTACAGGAAGAAGGTATTTGAGGCCCTTGAGGGATATCCCAGGATGCCTTCAGAGATTGCCAAAAAGGCGGATATCGTACCGAATCACGTATCCGTAACCCTAAAGCAATTGAAAAAGCATGACCTGGTTGAATGCATGAATCCGGAAATGAGAAAAGGCCGTTTGTACCGCTTAACCGAAAAGGGCGAAAGCGTCAGGGACAATATGGAATAA
- a CDS encoding ATP-binding cassette domain-containing protein has translation MYRDMIILRGAKVHNLKNIDLDIPLGKIVAISGVSGSGKSSLALGVLYSEGSRRYLDALSTYTRRRISQSKKAQVDSIQYVPASLALHQRPSIPNIRSTFGTSTELLNSLRLLYSRCGNYFCSNGHMQDATLNVARELPIKCHECGEEFYGLGAEEYAFNSDGACHSCGGTGYIMDVDTSKLVPDETKTLEEGAVAAWNQFGISWMYHVAGELGVRVNVPFNKLTDAEKDIVYNGPEVKRYINIPSKNGKLFELNAAYRNAHRAIEEALKNAKSEKGLTKINKFLKTKQCDDCNGTRLNEKARQTLLGGINISEACKMTLKDLTSWIEGVLNDLPDEMKKMAEDIAEEFTDNAEILLDLGLGYISLDRPSNTLSTGELQRVQLAKTLRNRTTGVLYVLDEPSIGLHPDNVDGLIKVIRRLVDDGNSIILVDHDTRILKIADHMIEMGPKAGADGGNVIAQGSLKEIMKNESSQIAPFLTNKADIIIRDKSGDVFENGFIKIKTSEIHNVKAMDVKIPKGKLTVVSGVSGSGKTTLLLESLYPALKAVINEEELPDNVTDIECDNINKIELIDSVPIGKNVRSTVATYSKVLDDLRREFSKLSDEYKTADFSYNTGCLRCETCNGTGSVSMDVQFLPDVEMTCPDCGGTRYNKDIEKTRYNNLSLADIMTLTIDEALEFISGLNKATSKLQKLSDLGLGYLTLGEATPSLSGGEAQRLKLASEIGKSQKNSVFIFDEPTIGLHPLDVRVLIDVFDHLIDNGATIIVIEHDLDLISNADYIIDIGIDENYLAGEILAEGSLKDTIACKKSLTGKYLKEKNLK, from the coding sequence ATGTACAGGGACATGATAATTCTTCGGGGAGCAAAGGTGCATAACCTTAAAAACATTGATTTGGACATTCCTTTGGGAAAGATTGTAGCGATAAGCGGGGTTTCGGGAAGCGGCAAATCCTCCCTTGCACTCGGCGTTTTATACAGTGAAGGATCAAGAAGATACCTTGACGCCCTCTCAACTTATACCCGAAGAAGGATTTCCCAGTCAAAAAAGGCACAGGTCGACTCGATACAGTACGTTCCGGCCTCCCTTGCGCTCCATCAGCGTCCCAGCATTCCTAATATCAGAAGCACTTTCGGAACCTCAACCGAGCTTTTAAATTCTTTAAGGCTTTTGTATTCAAGATGCGGTAACTATTTCTGTTCGAACGGCCACATGCAGGATGCAACGCTCAACGTTGCCCGTGAACTTCCTATCAAGTGCCATGAGTGCGGCGAGGAGTTCTACGGCCTTGGAGCAGAGGAATACGCATTCAACTCAGACGGGGCATGCCATTCATGCGGCGGAACAGGATACATCATGGACGTTGACACCTCAAAGCTTGTTCCGGATGAGACAAAAACGCTTGAGGAAGGGGCCGTTGCGGCATGGAACCAGTTCGGGATTTCATGGATGTATCATGTCGCAGGAGAGCTCGGAGTCAGGGTAAATGTTCCATTTAATAAATTAACCGATGCGGAAAAGGATATCGTCTACAATGGCCCTGAGGTCAAAAGGTACATCAACATACCGTCAAAAAACGGGAAGCTATTTGAGCTCAATGCGGCATACAGAAACGCCCACAGGGCAATCGAAGAGGCATTGAAAAACGCCAAAAGCGAAAAGGGACTGACCAAAATCAACAAGTTCCTTAAAACAAAGCAGTGCGATGACTGCAATGGAACAAGGCTTAATGAAAAGGCAAGGCAGACCCTTTTGGGCGGAATCAATATATCCGAAGCCTGCAAAATGACCTTAAAAGATTTGACATCATGGATTGAAGGGGTATTAAATGATTTGCCCGATGAAATGAAAAAGATGGCTGAAGATATCGCAGAGGAGTTCACAGACAACGCAGAAATACTTCTGGATTTGGGTCTTGGCTACATTTCACTTGACAGGCCTTCAAACACATTATCCACAGGCGAATTGCAGAGAGTCCAGCTTGCAAAGACATTAAGAAACCGCACAACAGGAGTCCTGTACGTTTTGGACGAACCGTCAATCGGCCTTCATCCGGACAACGTGGACGGATTGATTAAAGTAATCAGAAGGCTTGTTGATGACGGAAACTCAATCATCCTGGTTGACCATGACACAAGAATTCTTAAAATAGCCGACCATATGATTGAAATGGGTCCGAAAGCCGGAGCCGACGGAGGAAATGTAATAGCCCAGGGTTCACTGAAAGAAATCATGAAAAATGAATCATCACAGATTGCGCCGTTTTTAACAAATAAAGCAGACATCATAATAAGAGACAAATCAGGTGACGTTTTCGAAAACGGATTCATTAAAATAAAAACATCAGAAATCCATAACGTAAAGGCAATGGACGTTAAAATTCCTAAAGGCAAACTGACTGTTGTAAGCGGAGTTTCCGGAAGCGGAAAGACAACCTTGCTTTTGGAATCTCTTTATCCAGCGCTAAAGGCAGTCATTAACGAAGAGGAACTTCCCGATAATGTTACAGACATCGAATGCGACAACATCAATAAAATTGAACTGATTGACAGCGTGCCTATCGGAAAAAACGTGAGAAGCACAGTTGCAACATACTCAAAGGTACTGGATGACTTGAGAAGGGAATTTTCCAAACTCTCCGATGAGTATAAAACCGCAGACTTTTCATACAATACCGGTTGCTTAAGGTGTGAAACCTGCAACGGCACGGGAAGCGTTTCCATGGATGTTCAGTTCCTTCCGGACGTTGAGATGACTTGTCCGGACTGCGGGGGAACCAGATACAACAAGGACATCGAAAAGACACGATACAACAATCTCTCATTGGCGGATATCATGACGCTCACTATTGATGAAGCCCTGGAATTCATATCAGGATTGAATAAGGCAACATCAAAACTCCAGAAGCTATCTGATTTAGGTCTTGGATATCTTACATTGGGCGAAGCAACGCCAAGCCTTTCGGGAGGCGAAGCCCAGAGGCTCAAGCTGGCTTCAGAAATCGGAAAGTCACAGAAAAATTCTGTATTCATTTTCGACGAGCCTACAATTGGCCTTCACCCGCTCGACGTCAGAGTTCTCATTGACGTTTTTGACCACCTGATTGATAATGGAGCAACAATAATAGTTATAGAGCATGATCTTGACCTCATTTCTAATGCGGATTATATCATAGACATCGGAATCGATGAAAACTATCTTGCAGGCGAAATTCTTGCAGAGGGAAGCCTCAAAGACACCATTGCCTGCAAAAAGAGCCTCACCGGAAAGTACCTCAAAGAAAAAAATCTGAAGTAA
- a CDS encoding oligopeptide/dipeptide ABC transporter ATP-binding protein, producing MAKLLEVENLSISFTQYVQGLNRHDSRVISDLTIDVDESEIVAVLGSSGSGKSLLAHSILGILPYNSHVTGEIRYKGQTLDQDLKEKLRGDEICLIPQSVNFLDPLMKVSEQAIGECKDDAEHKERKVRQREIFARYGLDESVDNLYPFELSGGMARKVLLSTALIEDPDLLIADEPTPGLDKKSVEETISDIKNLKEHGKGVLLITHEIDAALKTADRIAIFYSGYVIEINDVKNFSSSETVLHPYTKALIDSLPRNGFKLTEGVQPLGEIPGCPYYENCPIRTDRCNKERPELEEHDGVMIRCFNFKEANDGA from the coding sequence ATGGCTAAATTACTAGAAGTGGAAAACTTATCCATATCATTTACGCAATACGTCCAGGGTCTAAACAGGCACGACTCAAGGGTCATTTCCGATTTGACAATTGATGTGGATGAATCAGAAATCGTGGCGGTTCTGGGTTCAAGCGGATCCGGTAAAAGCCTTCTGGCACATTCAATACTTGGAATCCTTCCCTATAACTCCCACGTCACAGGCGAAATAAGATACAAGGGACAGACTTTGGACCAGGATTTGAAAGAGAAATTAAGGGGTGATGAAATATGTCTCATTCCCCAGTCAGTCAATTTCCTTGATCCATTGATGAAAGTATCCGAGCAGGCAATAGGCGAGTGCAAGGACGATGCAGAGCATAAGGAGCGCAAAGTCAGGCAAAGGGAAATATTTGCAAGATACGGCCTTGACGAAAGCGTGGATAACTTATATCCTTTTGAACTTTCCGGAGGAATGGCAAGAAAAGTATTATTGTCTACAGCTTTGATAGAAGACCCTGATTTGCTTATAGCTGATGAGCCTACTCCAGGCCTTGACAAGAAAAGCGTTGAGGAAACGATTTCAGATATCAAAAACCTTAAGGAGCACGGAAAAGGAGTATTATTGATTACCCACGAAATCGATGCGGCGCTTAAAACTGCCGATAGAATTGCAATATTCTATTCCGGTTACGTTATCGAAATCAATGACGTTAAAAACTTTTCAAGCTCAGAAACGGTTCTTCACCCGTATACGAAGGCATTAATCGATTCCCTTCCAAGAAACGGCTTCAAGCTCACAGAAGGAGTCCAGCCTTTAGGCGAAATACCTGGATGTCCGTACTATGAAAACTGTCCTATACGCACTGACAGATGCAACAAGGAAAGACCTGAGCTTGAGGAACATGACGGCGTAATGATAAGATGCTTTAATTTCAAGGAGGCTAACGATGGAGCTTAA
- a CDS encoding ABC transporter substrate-binding protein encodes MDKKILIGAVVAVIAIVAIAAIALGGTGTSKHAPNELVACVAAHGEEPEYGFDPMHGWGYHDSGTEPLIQSTLLKRDANNTFVNDLATNYTANDNFTEYVVDIRGDVKFTDGSKLTAGDVAFSYNKSKELGEGADLSSLKEVKADGDTKVIFTLEKPDSTFVNKLTDVGIVPEKGYDADNYGKNPIGSGPYKLAQWDKGQQFILEINDDYYGEKPYFTKITNLFLDPDAAFAAVKNGDVDIAEVPVAYANETINGFHMEYFDSIDVRGISLPTQMNTGNVSEDNVTIGNNVTGDPAIREALNVGVNRTKLLEGALNGFGNVSYTGVANQLAWSFEAPFTDGDVDKAKQILAEAGWNDTNGDGIVEKNGTPAKFTVYYNAKASERQAIAVAVAEQAKEIGIDIEAVGGSWDDIDPNKYSQGVVWGFGSADPIELEHQYDSRVACTGYDNPEALNDSAVDAGIDAAKAQALDASYSTGSGVAQSATSHYPFLWVGTVDYTYFVNDTLDISNSTHLIYPHGGDIWGNIYDWKRIEK; translated from the coding sequence ATGGATAAAAAAATCTTAATCGGTGCAGTCGTGGCTGTTATCGCAATAGTCGCAATAGCTGCAATAGCTTTAGGAGGAACCGGCACATCCAAGCATGCACCTAACGAATTGGTTGCATGTGTAGCTGCTCACGGTGAAGAACCTGAATACGGTTTTGACCCAATGCACGGATGGGGATACCACGATTCAGGTACGGAACCTCTTATTCAGAGTACTCTTTTAAAAAGAGATGCAAATAACACTTTCGTAAACGATTTGGCAACGAACTACACTGCGAATGACAACTTCACTGAGTATGTAGTGGACATTCGCGGAGACGTAAAATTCACTGACGGTTCCAAACTGACCGCAGGCGACGTAGCATTCTCCTACAACAAAAGTAAAGAGCTGGGAGAAGGCGCTGACTTAAGTTCCCTAAAAGAAGTTAAGGCTGACGGAGACACCAAAGTCATTTTCACTTTGGAAAAACCGGATTCCACTTTCGTCAACAAACTCACTGACGTCGGAATCGTTCCTGAAAAAGGATATGACGCTGACAACTACGGTAAAAACCCAATCGGATCAGGACCTTATAAACTGGCTCAATGGGACAAAGGACAACAGTTCATCCTTGAAATCAACGATGACTACTACGGCGAAAAACCTTACTTCACTAAAATAACCAACCTCTTCCTAGACCCTGACGCAGCATTCGCAGCAGTCAAAAACGGAGACGTTGACATTGCTGAAGTGCCTGTTGCATACGCAAACGAAACCATTAACGGATTCCACATGGAATACTTCGACTCAATTGACGTACGTGGTATATCACTGCCTACTCAAATGAATACCGGTAACGTAAGCGAAGACAACGTAACCATAGGTAACAACGTAACCGGAGACCCTGCAATCAGGGAAGCACTTAACGTCGGTGTAAACAGAACCAAATTGCTCGAAGGAGCTTTAAACGGATTCGGTAACGTTTCATACACCGGTGTCGCTAACCAGCTCGCATGGTCCTTTGAAGCACCATTCACAGACGGTGACGTTGACAAAGCAAAACAAATCCTCGCTGAAGCAGGATGGAACGACACCAACGGTGACGGAATAGTCGAGAAAAACGGAACTCCTGCTAAATTCACAGTATACTACAACGCAAAAGCATCCGAAAGACAGGCAATTGCAGTTGCAGTAGCTGAACAGGCTAAAGAAATCGGTATCGACATCGAAGCTGTCGGAGGAAGCTGGGACGACATCGACCCTAACAAATACTCACAGGGTGTTGTATGGGGATTCGGTTCAGCTGACCCAATCGAACTCGAACACCAGTACGACTCAAGAGTAGCATGTACCGGTTACGACAACCCTGAAGCTTTAAACGACTCAGCAGTTGACGCAGGAATCGACGCAGCAAAGGCACAGGCCCTTGATGCATCATACTCAACCGGGTCAGGAGTTGCACAGTCCGCAACTTCACACTATCCATTCCTCTGGGTAGGAACTGTTGACTACACATACTTCGTTAACGATACGTTAGATATCTCCAACTCAACCCACCTCATCTATCCTCACGGTGGAGACATCTGGGGTAATATCTACGACTGGAAACGTATAGAAAAATAA
- a CDS encoding ABC transporter permease, with protein sequence MIKINGKRLAKFLGLKAIRLLILLIVIAAISFIMIQLSPIDPVKAYLGQRLVSQEQLAIVGEYWGTNLSLGERVMGWLQTLASGSMGFSLIYRAPVTEVIIQKFTASFTLMLVSWVISAVVGFGLGVIAGAKEGTIIDKAIKTYCYILQSSPTFWIGLVILMVFSVYLRWFPIGLSVPIGQLSDTVTFWQWLYRLILPAFTLSIVGIASLTMYTRDKLISVKKSDYFLFSQARGESFWGIIKNHGIRNILIPAITVQFMSFNELFGGTILVEQVFAYPGIGQATVAAGLRSDVPLLLGIVLISATFVFVGNLLADVIYEYVDPRIRSENDE encoded by the coding sequence ATGATTAAAATTAACGGCAAAAGACTAGCTAAATTTTTAGGATTAAAAGCTATCAGATTGCTAATCTTGTTAATAGTCATTGCAGCAATAAGTTTTATCATGATTCAGCTGTCCCCGATTGACCCTGTAAAGGCATATCTCGGACAGAGGCTTGTCTCACAGGAACAGCTGGCCATCGTCGGCGAATACTGGGGAACTAACCTTTCACTTGGCGAAAGGGTAATGGGCTGGCTTCAGACACTTGCTTCCGGAAGCATGGGATTCTCATTAATTTACAGGGCTCCCGTAACCGAAGTAATCATTCAGAAGTTCACCGCATCATTTACCTTAATGCTTGTATCCTGGGTAATTTCAGCAGTTGTAGGATTCGGCCTGGGAGTGATTGCAGGAGCCAAGGAAGGAACAATTATCGACAAGGCAATCAAAACTTACTGCTACATTCTGCAGTCCTCACCGACCTTCTGGATCGGTTTAGTAATCCTGATGGTTTTTTCAGTATATCTGAGATGGTTCCCGATAGGACTTTCGGTTCCAATAGGACAGCTGTCCGATACGGTAACGTTCTGGCAGTGGCTTTACAGGCTCATACTTCCGGCATTTACCTTAAGTATCGTTGGAATAGCTTCCCTTACCATGTACACCAGAGATAAATTAATCAGCGTTAAAAAAAGCGATTACTTTTTATTCTCACAGGCAAGAGGGGAAAGCTTCTGGGGAATCATTAAAAATCACGGTATAAGAAACATTCTGATTCCGGCAATCACCGTTCAGTTCATGTCATTCAACGAACTTTTCGGAGGAACAATCCTCGTTGAACAGGTATTCGCATATCCGGGAATCGGACAGGCAACGGTTGCGGCCGGATTACGATCAGACGTTCCTTTGCTTTTAGGAATAGTTCTGATAAGCGCAACATTCGTATTTGTAGGTAACCTTCTTGCAGACGTCATATACGAGTACGTTGACCCAAGAATAAGGAGTGAGAACGATGAGTGA